The DNA sequence ATGATACGGTCTTCAGGGTTCTTCAGATAGGTTGGTATGATTTCCATGGTTTTTACAGTAACAGACTTTCCTGAACCTGAAGAGCCAAGAACTACGCCCGAACCAGTGTTCAGGTCTGCTTTACGGTCAACCGTAATCACATTGTTAGATAGTTGATTTTGACCGTAATAGAGCGCCCTCTCACTATCTGACTTTAGGTCAACGTTCATAAAAGGAACTTGTGTAGCCAAGTTAGCTGTGGTCATATCACGGATAAAGCGACGTTTCACATTTAAGAAGGTGTGACCAATAGGAAGGATGGTATTAAGTCCTTCTTCCTGGTAATAGTAACACTCTTGAAAATCAACGCCAACCTTACGTGAAGCGGTCAAGACTTTATCTGTGATACTTGCCAGCTCCTCCTCATCCTCAGCCTTGAAATAAAGAGCGATCAAACCTGAAAAGGCTTTTTGGTCATTGTCGTCAATCTCTTCTTTCCATCGTCTCGTTGACTCAGAAATTTCACGTGCTCGACCTGAGACAGCCAGATCCTGGTCAACCCCTTCTTGAGCACCTGACCGTTGAGCCTTGACCATTTCAGCTTTGATAGTTGTATCCGCATTGTTAATCTTACGCATAAAGCTAGATGGCTCATAAGGCTCAGCATGAATCGTGATAGCCAACTCAACGCCTATATCCGTTAAACTCTTAATCAGTCGATCTGTTAAGAAAGTTGGGAAGTTTCTAGCATACATGACCTTTGCGACCCCTTCATTGATACGGAAACGATTTTCCAAGAAATGAAGCCTGTTAGGGGCGATAAAATCTTTTGTATGTAATTCTGAAAGGGCAATATCCCTGAAGTTATAAGGGAGTTTGTGTTTGCCCAGGAGCAACTCCGCAAACACGTCAAGACGTTCTTTCCCATCCATTTCTTCAAAGGTAATATCCATTTGAGAGTATTGATTTTCAAGTGAGTTGCCTAGCTCGCTTAAGTTGGCATCCGCTTGCCCTCGATTATAGGCTTCTGTCTTCAAGGTCACATATTTTTCAACCTTAAAATTCTTTGAGTCACTTGAAAAACGACTTTCAATCATTTCATTGTATTCCTTACGGAAATTATCAAAGCCGTCACCAACCTCATCATACTTAATTTGCTCAACAGCGTTGTCTTCGACTCTCCGATTGATAACCAGGAGCTGATAAGTAGAGCCTGCATCAAGTGAATTGAGCGCTTCAGCGTGTGTATCAATCACGTCAATCTTTTCTTCCTGATTAGCGGATAGATAGGCGACATCACCCAAGCGATAGGTTCTTGACCATTCGTTTTTGGCAATGTGCATCAGCCCATTTTCAAATAGGCTATTGTATTTAATGGTATTTTGTGTTGAAGCCTTCAAGGAGCGTTTTAGGCGTGCCTTACGTTCCTTTTCAGCCTTCGTCAACTTCTTTGACTTTCTTCCAAGATTTAAAATCATCTTTTGTGAACTCCTCTCCTTCCTCAAATTCTGTAATAAAAGCTCGCTTCTGAACTTTTAGATTAAACATGACCTTGTCTTTGACTGTTTCATCAAAGCCTAGCCCGTAAATGATAAAGGGAGGGGCAATGAGGAGCGCCACAAGGTACATAAAAATATCTGATAGTCCCATTATGGAAATGGTGATAGTGAGTGACACCACTATCCCAATCCCAAGCATCATGACTAAAAGACGTTTGGTCATCCCAAAGGCGACGGGTCTTTCATAGTTGTCAAACTGCTTGAGGAACTCACTTCCTAATTTGTTCATACAACCTCTTTCTAGCTACAATAAAAACACCTTGCTCTGGCAAAGTGTTTGTTCAACAGTTTCAATTTTGTTAGTCTCTCATGCGTCCAATCGTTGACATGATAGCACCAATTAAAGCCACAATCAAAAGAATTGGTATCGAAGTATTATTAAATATAAGGTTGGTATTAACTTCGTAATCTAAAATCGTCCCATAGTAAATAACTCCTGCAATACTCCAAAAAATAGATAGACCAATAAACATGATTATCCAATTCCAAAGGACACTTAAAAGGAAAAATGGAGTTGCAATCAGAAATCCAATAATCATAATCAGACCTGATAAAATCAGACTAAAGAAGTTGCCAATCATTGACCAAATGGAGCGTTTCACTCGTTTAGGGGCGTTTGATTGAACTGGTGTAGGGGTTTCTACTGGTTCTTCTTGCGATTGAGGAGACAATTTGAAATGGTTTCCTTCTCGCTTGATATAGTATCGTTTTTCTGACATGAACTCACCTCCTTATAGAACTATTTTACCAAATTTATTGCTTTTTTACATGGCATTTAAAAGTGTTTTTGCCAAGCGCTGACTACCGAACAAGGCGACAATATAGACAATACTTTTTGCGATAGATGCAAAAGCAGTCGCCCAATCTCCTGATGATGCTTTAAATAAGTCATCCGTTACCAAAGCTGGGTAAAGTCTGACAATAATGACAAGCAATAACCCTTGTAAGGCGTAAGCTGAAAAGTGTTTTAAGAAGTTGATGGCTACTGGCTTTGTCTGTTCAGACATGAAGAAAGCCACAATTAGCGGAGCGACTGCCTTCAAGAGATACATTTGGAAAAATCTCATAAAGACAAGTAATTTCGCACATACATCAGCTATTAGCTCAGTAAAGTTGCCTACGATATTGACAATCTGTTTGGCTATCCATCCACTTATACCTGAAGTATCCATATCAGACTTAAATGTTTTATTCGGTAACACGCCATCGACAAGAGCAATCCCCCTGTTAAAGACAAATACGATAAAATCAAAGATTTCTGAAATGTTATAAACCAATAGAAATGCAATAGCATATCCAAGGGCTACTTCCATCCAAAGCTGAACCGTTAAGCCACCGCCCTCTTGTCCTAACCGTCTATTCCATGAAAAAATGTCAAATAGAAAGAAGGTTAAAATCAAGATTGAAGCGACTGGCAATAAAGCCCCGTTAATCTTATCAGCGTATTGATTGACTGTTGAACTATACTCAGCTAGAGAATTTGTGATATTATCCATTCACTCTAGCTCCTTTCAGATTTAGCTGATAGCTTGAAGCGCTGCAATAATGGCTTGGCAGACTGCCGCCCCGATAACACCGATAGCGCCACCATTTATCATGGCATTTGCCCCTTTTTCCTGGCGCATAGAGTCATTGTTGTTACGACCCCCAAAGAAGTCAATAATTCCTGCAAGAACCCATACAAGTCCTG is a window from the Streptococcus oralis genome containing:
- a CDS encoding VirB4-like conjugal transfer ATPase, CD1110 family; its protein translation is MILNLGRKSKKLTKAEKERKARLKRSLKASTQNTIKYNSLFENGLMHIAKNEWSRTYRLGDVAYLSANQEEKIDVIDTHAEALNSLDAGSTYQLLVINRRVEDNAVEQIKYDEVGDGFDNFRKEYNEMIESRFSSDSKNFKVEKYVTLKTEAYNRGQADANLSELGNSLENQYSQMDITFEEMDGKERLDVFAELLLGKHKLPYNFRDIALSELHTKDFIAPNRLHFLENRFRINEGVAKVMYARNFPTFLTDRLIKSLTDIGVELAITIHAEPYEPSSFMRKINNADTTIKAEMVKAQRSGAQEGVDQDLAVSGRAREISESTRRWKEEIDDNDQKAFSGLIALYFKAEDEEELASITDKVLTASRKVGVDFQECYYYQEEGLNTILPIGHTFLNVKRRFIRDMTTANLATQVPFMNVDLKSDSERALYYGQNQLSNNVITVDRKADLNTGSGVVLGSSGSGKSVTVKTMEIIPTYLKNPEDRIIIVDPEDEYSDIGREFGAQLVDIYIGSKSHLNLMDLPDSSQLKDEDDDPIGDKSNLLMGLFESILDEVGDVQYTIIDRVTRETYKRFADEDRTPTLADWHDVLLEQEEPEAQELALKSEIYAKGSQSIFAHETNVDITNRFVVFNLKRLSGKLKPFAMMVIQDYIWNQVVASQGKLTTRIYFDEVQLFFKEEAQATFFTELYSRVRKYGAIATAITQNIETLMNKEEGRKLVSNSEFMILLKHKKSDLLALSKAISLTPTLVRYIEKPKAKGTGLIVAGQVVVPFENPIPRHTRLYELVTTDA
- a CDS encoding type IV secretion system protein, coding for MDNITNSLAEYSSTVNQYADKINGALLPVASILILTFFLFDIFSWNRRLGQEGGGLTVQLWMEVALGYAIAFLLVYNISEIFDFIVFVFNRGIALVDGVLPNKTFKSDMDTSGISGWIAKQIVNIVGNFTELIADVCAKLLVFMRFFQMYLLKAVAPLIVAFFMSEQTKPVAINFLKHFSAYALQGLLLVIIVRLYPALVTDDLFKASSGDWATAFASIAKSIVYIVALFGSQRLAKTLLNAM
- a CDS encoding PrgI family protein, which encodes MNKLGSEFLKQFDNYERPVAFGMTKRLLVMMLGIGIVVSLTITISIMGLSDIFMYLVALLIAPPFIIYGLGFDETVKDKVMFNLKVQKRAFITEFEEGEEFTKDDFKSWKKVKEVDEG